A segment of the Polyodon spathula isolate WHYD16114869_AA chromosome 1, ASM1765450v1, whole genome shotgun sequence genome:
CAATATTCTCCAAAGTACTTGAGGCAAAACTTTCCTCAGCAGATATGACACAAACAACTGTTGGTCTATGGATCACTTGTAATTAGCCAGGGAACATCTGTAACTGGGAAAGGGCTGTGAATACCAGCGGTTTATATAGATCCACTGCGCGTCATGTGATAACAACCACGAGGCATGGGCAGATGGGAAGTGCTGTATAGGGGACTTGTGGTGACGTGCAAGTCTGCGCAAACTGATTATGGTCATATAGTCTTACTTTTATCAATTAACTGTTGGGCTTTTGAATGCACATTTAATTGCCTTTAAATCGATACTTTGCGTTTAGGTGTACACTTATATAATACGCTTTATGTGTACACATTTACAGATGGGTTGAAAAAGGGGATGGttagaacataaaacaaacaagactcATCATCTAATCCAGGgtttccaatcctggtcctgggggacccttgtgtctgctggttttcattccaactgagttctcaattacttaacgtTGCCCTTAATtaaactattcattagcttaattagaccttttttaaaattgttttcagcttttaaacagttggatatttcaagttaactatacgattatataagtaacttgaaatctgcaactttttaggagcagagaacaattaaaaaggtttaattaagcacatTACTTGGcactagtctcgtatcttgtaaagcgctttgtgttggtggtccactatgaaaggcgctatataaaaataaatacgattattattattattattattattattattattattattattattattagttcagttaagggtttcattaagtaactgagaactcagctggaatgaaaaccagcagacacaggggcccccaggaccaggattgggaaaccctgattCTAATTAAGTAAAAAGTCAGAAGATTTTTTATTGGATTATTGATGAGTGAAATTCAGGTCGTAATTTGCCATCTAGTGGGAAATATATGCCTTGCATTATGAATGAGATTTCTTAAATGCAATGTTGGTCAGTCCAGGATGTCCGTCTGGTCTTGGTGGCGAACAAAGGTAAGTCAGCCACATGTTCCCTCTCACCAGTGTGATGTTTTACTTTGTTATTGTAGaataactttttaaacttttagttTCGGTATTTGAAGGGCGGGCCATAAAAAACGTTTGCTGTTCATAGGACCAAGAGCGCCCTCTACTGTTTcttgaatagatttttttaaacttttgcttTATTTAACTTTACACGCGTatgtaactttttaattttttttttttttttttgtgtgtccattttgtttgagtagttttatttatttatctttctcGTATAGTTATCCTTGTTGTTTTTGTGGAGACAGCTCACTTGCAGTTATTTGGGACAGTGATAGTCCCCGGGTGTTTTTGTCTTGGGTTTgagcactgtgtgtttgtgttttttatgtagtTCTGATCATTTTGTAGtcttaattcatttatttatttgtttatactggttattttattttctgtgattgTTCACGAGGTGACTCATTCGCTTTCCCGGCTCGGTGGTTGGCTGCTGCTTTCATCAATCGTtagttgatgatgatgatgattaataATCAATATGAATATATTCCTATGTAACGGTTTCATAAACCGCTGTAGTTAATTCATTTTGTGGCTGTTCCCAGTTGATACCTAgaatttttcaaattttttgtactttcatttatttgaagggtTATTGTGTCCGCGGATTTCATACAAAATTGAATTTTATGAGTCCTCTCCTGTAGACTAAGGGGGTGTCGTAGTCTGGTAAAGTCACTAGGTGACGCTACAAAACCATtcttaatacatttgaaaatgtatgtgtagcCCATACAGATTTAAAACACCTGGCTTGTGTTGGAGTAGCTATAAAACAATGTTAcatcatacattttaatttgaatattttctGCAAGAAAATAAGAGGACAATCCAcgcttctttttattttaattaacaggcAACGGGAATGCAGTTGTGGCTGAGACTGGCAACATGACAAAGGTGGGGTAACTTACAAAAACCGTTTGCGTCTGttataaacagtaacatttaGTAGCAGGTAAAACTACAGAAAAGCCAATGACTACCCGTTGCAGTCACTTCGTTGCAGATATAGCCAAAGGCAATGTCATATTGACCAGCTAACGTGTTCCAATTCCCAACTCATAGCAGTCCGCCAGCTGATTCTGGCATTGAGAGCATTGTTTGTAGCCCGCTGATGTCCGTGCAGTACTGCAGACACTTTGATGTGCATTTTACAGCATATTGCACATCAACTAATTATCTGAAGATTGCTTTGTTTAGAATatagcaggttaaaaaaaaaaaaaaagtaacaacatAATCCTGGAAATGTTGAATTGCACTGCAAAATACCATTACAATTAATTTAGTTAAAATACTGCATTTAACACAATGTATTGTAACCCGACCGTAGGGTGGTAGAGATATCCAAAACTCGTTAAACCAcgcaattattttgtaaaaccaCTCCGTGCTCCATAGGTTTCCATTTTGAATATACATTTAAAGTAAGGTATAACTAAAATTCTCATCAAAATGTCAAATCATAAATCCCAACGACCAGATTGTCCCGTAGGACCATGGATATATCTGTGTATGACGTACAAAATACAGTGTGTCACCTCCCCCAGTAGGAAGCTAGTGAGTACAAAACCACTCCCGGTGTCACGTGCTTTGGTGCCGCTGTAAAATTTGGGGTCTTTCTGCAGGCACCCAGGAATATAAATACCGCCGATATGATTCCggtacaaaaaaaccaaaactttttttttttttttttttaccagtcaaCCCGGGTGTGTCGATTGTGTTTTTGGTACATTTTGAATACGTACTGTATTTTAGTTAGGCTGTCTGTTGTATCCTTGCTAACACATTTTGCGAAATGACTAATTTTACGCCTGTCGACCCATTGAAGAAAACAGGAGTGAAGACCTCGAGTCTTCATGGCAGATTTCCCGGGACCAAGGAGGCCTCTGATTGCACTGGCTGGCCCCACAAGTCATGTGCAGGGGCTCCCTCTCTCCAAGCTGCAGATTCCAGACTCTGCAACATATGACGCGCAGAGAGGCGAAACGGGGCAATTAACAGATAAACAACCCCCGCTGTGTACAagttacacaaacaaaacaaacaaacacaggtacAAGTTCtggtaattaaagaaaaataaaataaaaactcaatagtagcaaatgtatttataaagtcCTTGGCATAAGTGTAATTTATGCACAACtaatattgtgtttctgtttcttctgcaTTTGCACAAATAGGTTAATCTACAGCAATTAAACTCTTAATAACCATCAGTTGGGTAGTCTGTTATTATTAACacacattcatggggtttccatgagaggtttttgtttgttttgtttttttacctgtaAGGTATGGCCTCTACAGCTGGAGTAGAATCATCCCTTTTTGTGGGGAAGGAAGATGACATCATTCACTCCAAAAGAAATGCTGCTCTTGTGCGTGGCAGGCATGTGGTAGTTATCTACCATGAAGGAGAGTTCTATGCCATGGACATGCACTGTTACCGTAAGTTGTTGcatatttattgattttgttgaaaggatatatagatagatattggTGTTACAAGTTTTAAAGATACACTGTTGGCTGCATTTCATGGACTTGATGTCTCTCTTGCAGATGCAGGGGGACCATTACATCATGGGGACACTGAGGCAAGTCCGTGCAGTACTGCATTCCTACTGTCTGTACTTGACTGCTCCCTGCAAGCTAATGCTGTGCTACCTCAATCGCAATACACAACTTTCCCTTGACATTTTGGGATTAATACTGGTGTATAATTGTAAGAGTTCggtctctaatcaagttgagagtgcaTGTCTCATACATCCAAACATCAGTATGACATTAAATCAAAGTGCATAAGTCATAAAGctgatattaatgtatttaatctgtttaaaTACAGATTGAATAAATTAATGCATATTTACAATGATTTGTCATTGATCAGACGTTGCTGGTGAATTAAAGTGATGCACAACAATGGAATTTTATGGtgtggcatttttttaaaaagctgataaaacaattataacaTTACAAATTAAGTCCTGTACATCCTGGGAGTGTTTGAAAGCCCTGGATTGTGGTGactgggtttttgttttggtggGAGATTGCAGACTATATACTTAGTTTCTCCAATTTCTATGTTATAGGACAGCAAAGGCAAGCTGTGCATCGTGTATCCATAGCACAAGTACAAGATCACTCTGGCTGAAGGGGAGGGTCTATATCAAGCCATAAACCAACAGGCTCCCAAGTCCACAGCCAGGTGGTGCTCCAAAGGGGTGAAGCAGAGGACTCATTGTGTTCATGTGAGAAACTGGGACGTGTACGTCACTCTCTCAGACCTGAGCGCTGGCATAGAGTCGGACTATTATCGGTCTGAAGAATACAGACGGACTGAAAAAAGcatgcccaactagctgtaatcctgatggaatggcatgcctctgaagtatgctatgatagccatgctggttgagcttgccgtgaacttggtaaagatcaccaactctgtcaccagcaaagcaactccagaccatgacactgcctcctccatgcttgacagtgggaaccacacatgcagaactcatgcgttcactctctctgcgtcttacaaatactctgcggttggacccaaatatttcaaattttgtctcatcggtccataagaccgacttccactcctcaaacgtccagtttctgtgttttttggcccaggcaaatctcttcctcttattctgcattcttaacaatggtttctttgcagcaattcttccagttaggccagcttcacacaatctcctctgaacagttgatgttgaaacagctgtacttctagtagcatttagctgagcttgtatttcaggggcagttaatcgccagtttcgcagacttgtgactcgaatgaacttgttctctgattctgaggtcacccttggcctgcctgattttgttcagtcctcatgagtgccagtttcttcaaatcgtctggccttggccacagcagttacagacacttgcaaagctcttgcaatttgtcttaaagattgaccttcatttcttaaagtaattagactttttttttttttttttcctttgcttaactgagagtattttgccattttctgctcccttacattcaggaatgacaaacttgtgcctatgctacctatatttatagtaatcatagaccctcacctgttaacaataattggtgacaaaaggttaattgggtaacatgctagttaactcggagaacatctaacaaagtcacttttatacttaggccagtgttctacacatttcagactttaaactgacttgggcttcagactgaaatccccttgctttgggtgaccatttcattgattggcaagatttacattttcatttaaaaattcaatttgaatgcaattcacttatgattatcagcttatataagtacacgtatcatataatgaaatattaagtgtttacagacaagtttatacaCTTAAAAGCATAGACAATcatgaaaaatctggtttcaagcaggtgtactcaaacttttgactggcactgtgtgtgtgtgtgtgtgtgtgtgtgtatatataatgttttgtattgttcAAGCAGTGACCTTTTGACTggttaacagttttgttttttaatgattttttttttgtcttggttataaaatttgattttttaaataagaaatgtcagatatattgtgtttattaaattgtaATACTTCTTGTTGAAACGCATGTCTATGGCTGACATGGAACTGATTTATGCTTGAGTATTGACTGTTATGATTAGGTTACAACATTACTGAACTGCGGTAGCCAGTGTTTAAAACATGCTCAAATACAAAGCTTGGAGATGCATATCCTTTTTATTTAGAGTAAGGAGACAGATGAGTTGCCGTAGGAACCATACAGCCACTCCTGTCGCCCCGATTCGTAATACCTGGCAGTGATTCCGTGCTTTGAAACCACAAACCCCATCCCTGCCCTCTCTCTGCTTTTCCACCTAGGCTGTTCTTCCACTGCAGCCTTTCTTATCCGGGATATAGCCCTGTTAAAGTGCACTGACTGCggacaaaagaaaagaaaaaaggcattattattatttggtatttCTTATGAAATAATTCAGTAAAaaagtgctgtattttttttatttatttatttatttatttattttataccatGTTTAAACAACATGATGTTTTTGTAACTTTGTACATTTGGTGTTGTGGGAATATTCCTGGtttcctttaaccctttcatgcatagCGCCCTCATCTGGGGAcagattaaaaacaaactctTCTAGTCTTTCTGTGGGGATATGTTAAAGATGCAAGTGCACGCTAGCCTCATGAGGATGCCATTTATTCCACCAGGAAAAATGTTACATTGTCCAAACCAATTTTTTTCCCATTATTTCATCCATGAAAGATTTAAACTGTTGCTCCTAATATTCTTGTGCCCTAAAACACTCCAGCTACATTAATATCTTGGCAATTGACACCAATTGCTGTTTTGCATTTGCCCTCAAATTTTGAATAAAGCTATTTGAAGCTTATATACTGGTTTTTAGTTTATCTTAATTctaaattgttactgttacagaCAAGCCATTTGACTTAACTGAGCCAGTGACGAGTTGAAAAGGGCAAGATGGTGAATGGCAGtgttacagcacagtacagtaattgtaaatATGTTCAGGAATCTCATTGATAATGTTGGTGGTGAGAAAAGCATGGCATCAAATTGGGAATTTCTACCATTAGGCTTCAAGAGAAAAAGCTGGTTAATGGAAAGAAATGGAaaggagttaaaaaaacaaagactacTTCCTACATTGTTGAAGTACGGTAATAATGTTTTCAATACACCTACCAGATACATGTATACTGTGTAAGAAGCCTGCAGCATGCCAGAGAAGGCCGACTTTGCAGGCCAGGTTATTAGATCCAAAACAGAACCCCTTCCACCCTGCAACAAGAACCCAAAGTTTTAACTCTTGCACGCTGTATTTATAAACCTCACCCTTTTAACCAACCAGGGCTTAACGCGATCCTTTTTACAGTACGAAAatgtatatagtgcctttcacgtCAAGTATTCCTAGGTGGTAGCAAGGATATTACTAGCAGGGAAACGAAAGTCTCGCTGACAGCATTTCAAAGCAGCGGTGTTCCATCATGATTACATTGCAGTATAAATATTTTGCATCTGTGTACGACAATTGTAAATAGTTTAGCCATTTGTTTACAGCTACTTGCATTcagttgacagtccagtttgctTATTTTCCCACGAGAAGCATCTCTCCTTGATACCTACTTGCTACCCACATATGCTCCTGCTAATACATGCATTAGTAACCAAAACTAGTGTTTGCAACACATCAGTAATAGGCCTGTTTATGTCTTAAATATTACATTGCGAACATGTAAGGTAATAAAAGTATGATAGGATGGAAACAAATTTCACAACATTGTtgatcaatttctttttttaacactggCAGAAGAATAAATGTCCCTTCTTAAAGTGAGTTTTAGAAATATGCTATTTGAGAGCTGTATCTTTCCCTTGTAATCCAGTCAAGCCCCTGCCCCCCCAGTATGTTCAAGCTGCTCTCATGATAGTTTATCAGCTGCCATAGAGCCATCCCTCCAAACCAACACCCATTCAACCTCTCAGATATTGTGACTGGACAGGCTACAGTGACTGAACTGGACATTGCTCTGTGACAAAACCCAGTAGTTCGCCAGACACTAATGCTGTATAACTAAAATTAAAATCTCATTTGCAAGATCTATGACCatggaaacatatatatatatatatatatatatatatatagatagatagatagatagatagatagatagatagatagatagatagatagataattgaCGAttagaaatttgaaaaaaaaaaaaattgttttctgcAGTCCTATTCGGGTTgatgaaataaacagagagaggtaCAATAGGTCCAGCCTgcatttttactttctgtttatACATGCTGCTTATGAACTGACTTGTAATTTTTACATGGAATAAAGACTGCATAACACATAAAATGCTGCTGAGTATAAAAATcgtttgttacatttttctaaccCTAGATGTCACTGTAATAAAGTTATTCAGGACTTAAGTATCCTGATAGCAATCAACAAGTAACAGTATTGTCAGAAAGACTGTCAAGAATCAACTATAGGAATTAATACAGTGAAAACCCCATAAAATGATCATGCTGGGATATCTGCATTTTGACCACGCAAGGAGATGATTGGAGATAGTGTGAGGTTTTGTATTGGGTGACTAGTAAATCATTTTTACAGTATATGATTACAGTATACCATTGATTCAATTAATCACAggttatattaaatatttcatttttcgtTCATTTACATTTATCATCATAATTAGAGTAAACTGCAACAGATTTTGTGATGGCAAATCTAACAAATTTCATGTTTTGAGAAAACTTACTCAAGTTTTTGTGGTAACGGCTTTGATGGTACCAGTTTTGACCCACTTGCAAATTACGATCCAGCTGGTTTTCAATTGGTTGTATCTGATTTTCATCCAAGTTTAAGGTTATTTTGTGGCAATGTTATTGCAGCAGCATCATTGGTTGTAACTGATGACGGGTTAAGGACATTACAATCAATTCCAAACCCAAGCTAGACTACTGTAACTGCTGATCCCACTATCCAGTTACCTGCTGGTGCCCTGAAATTGTGATCATCAGTGATACTAACACTAGTCCAATCAAGTAGCTCAAGCTCCCTTAATACCCATGTTCGGCCCAGTCCCTCTGTTTGGTACAAATGAAGTATGCTGCAATTGGAGGCCCTCATCAAGTTGCCTCTGGCACTGTCTAGCTAGTGCCattgtcctctgtgtttcatgaGCACTCATTTCACAAGTACCACAgtttaaatacatgaataaaacagAGAAGACGTGTTGTTCTTACCGTGGCACGGGATGGTGAATGCTTTGCTTCGCTAGTCATTGTCATGGAGAGCTGGGCAGGGGTGCTCTTCTCAGAGAGTCTGGGCTGCTGAATTAGTGCCTGTCCTGGTTTAGGAAGAGCTCGAACCATCAAACCTCTGTATCTTCTCACAAGAGATTCATAGGGCTGCTAAATGAAAGACATGGGCTGAGCACTGTGTAGTGCCTATGCAAAGgtgatcattttgtttttttaatgtgacacTGCAATAGTATGATATTTACCTGAGAAGACTGAGGGACTCCTACAATGTTAGGCACATTGTCCTTCACTTCCTCAAGAATGTCCAAAGAAGCTTTCTGGACTGTTGGCGCTAAAGGGATCAAAAGAGACAGTATTAGTGTGTGGTGCTTCCATTCTATAAATCATGTGTTGTTCCTTTAACCAAGGAAAATGCTCATTGACATACATCACTTGATTTCATGTCTGGTAGTTCACAAAGACAAGGCAGAGTATTCTTTATATGTTCCAAAAGCACAACAACTCTGAGTATAAAACAACAGAACATGTTTACAGTAACAACTCCTATATGAGTTTCAAGAGTCTACAGGGTGAGGCTTAAAAGCAATAAAATACCTCTGTGAAAATAGATCACCATAACCTATATACCCCTATACTACATTACATCACAACTGGAAGTGACGTTTCTGTGATATCATCCACTATATGACCCAGGATTTCCCCCCATTTTTTTTAGGATGGCATCAATTTCTCCCACCTTAGGGCTTAAAATGATTCAATATCTGATGTTTCTAGTTTGACTGGTGACAACTCATAATACATTTCAAAGAATAATATGGACAACATTCCACTAGTATGAAGAATTGTAAAAGGctacttttacttttaaaatcgAATTGTACAGTTTCAGTCTCAAAATGTAAAATTGACTTCAGTAGTATATTCAATCTAGCGCTTTGCTTCATTaagtccgttttttttttttttttttttttaatagaatattgTCTCTTGCATCAATGGATTCTTGCATATTACAATATTCACATGCAACATTCCTTTCAGGTTAAATAATTTCCATCACACTGGCTGCAGGgtaatattacaaatacaattctaGCAAAACAATCTGGAAAGCAAATTATTTTGGTCATCCACAAACACATACCGCTACACCAGCCAGAGGCTGAAAGCCTCACCACTATGTGCAGTATTGTAAACTAGCTATTTTTATATCAGGAATGTGTTTTTCAAGCAAGACA
Coding sequences within it:
- the LOC121329875 gene encoding spermatogenesis-associated protein 9-like isoform X1, which produces MLRRKIEWICGSFFKTFSGQAPTVQKASLDILEEVKDNVPNIVGVPQSSQQPYESLVRRYRGLMVRALPKPGQALIQQPRLSEKSTPAQLSMTMTSEAKHSPSRATGGRGSVLDLITWPAKSAFSGMLQASYTVYMYLSVHFNRAISRIRKAAVEEQPRWKSRERAGMGFVVSKHGITARYYESGRQEWLYGSYGNSSVSLL
- the LOC121329875 gene encoding spermatogenesis-associated protein 9-like isoform X2; amino-acid sequence: MLRRKIEWICGSFFKTFSGQAPTVQKASLDILEEVKDNVPNIVGVPQSSQQPYESLVRRYRGLMVRALPKPGQALIQQPRLSEKSTPAQLSMTMTSEAKHSPSRATSVHFNRAISRIRKAAVEEQPRWKSRERAGMGFVVSKHGITARYYESGRQEWLYGSYGNSSVSLL